In one Chitinophaga sancti genomic region, the following are encoded:
- a CDS encoding SusC/RagA family TonB-linked outer membrane protein, translated as MKKISRVSTPHFAGCCLFVAFSFIFSFSHAQTIIGTVTDEKGAKLPGVSIVMKGSSQGTTSDNTGRYSIRAPANATLVFSFMGFKKAEVMIGNRAVVDISMAADNQNLSEVIVTALGIKKQSRSLGYAATSVKPEELSVNRTSNVMNALQGKVAGVNISSLGTGPGGTSKIRIRGQSSISGQNNPLIVINGVPVDNTNFNDNTTGVKGGGVFSDGGDGLSSINPDDIENMTILKGAPASALYGSRAKDGVVMITTKTKGKTNGIGVSYNLNYSNDAPLDFTDYQQLYGQGENGKRPTAPNPTSGQWSFGEKFAPGMTQILFNNLTVPYVPQGSRIKEFYRHGQNIANTVAFESSSDKGGFRMSLNNTQNQGIMPNNTFNRKSMNLGFSYNLSAQFSIAGNVNYSREVNSNPPNIANQDNSIPTTLMAMSTSMPLSVLDENKYNAAGNEYNWSRFTNRTNPYWVLAEQFHNIKRDRIFGNVTLKYNLSSWLSVQGRFGQDYWSRDEDVNNFPTGQASRAAAPPGFVNGLYTQESRRFRETNLDFLFNANKKFGELEVNLNAGGNRMRKRTDINNVVVTDFITRGIYTVQNGRSKDPVYTRIEQGVNSLYSSVELGFHQTYYLNGTLRNDWFSTLSPENRSIIYPSLSGSYVFSEHLPKLGWLNFGKLRLGYAEVGSDGDVAPYSNQLFYLPNANFINNPNGQPVPVGTSAISNNVTGTTLPNAKLRPSRVAEVEAGLEMKLFDSRVNVDLAVYRKITSNQIVLVQISDASGYLNRPINSGKSRNHGFELVLNLVPVRSRNLSWEFTANTSYNITRVLSIITDKPGERITTATHVFNGETRHVVGKEIGQIAGYGYAYNEKGQQIFQSNGLPQRTADFILYGSALPKWVGGFLNTFNYKGFRLSVFIDYKLGNKMLSGTNFNAVRHGLHKMTLEGREGGVKGVGVDASGAPNNAVATVQTYWEHLRSQQIIAPVIFNGGYWKLRQVSLGYDLTKHIPARWPIKGAKLDLVANNVLLLKKWVDNIDPETFGFGSDNQLGLESPGLPTTRSLGLNLNIKL; from the coding sequence ATGAAGAAAATTTCCCGCGTTAGTACACCCCACTTTGCAGGTTGCTGCTTGTTTGTCGCTTTCAGTTTTATCTTTTCTTTTTCCCATGCCCAAACCATTATTGGAACCGTGACTGATGAAAAGGGCGCTAAACTACCTGGTGTCTCCATTGTGATGAAAGGTAGTTCACAGGGAACTACTTCTGATAACACCGGCAGGTATAGTATCCGGGCACCCGCCAATGCTACACTTGTTTTTAGCTTCATGGGTTTTAAGAAAGCAGAAGTCATGATTGGAAACCGGGCAGTAGTAGATATATCCATGGCTGCCGACAACCAGAATCTTAGCGAAGTGATTGTAACCGCACTGGGTATAAAGAAGCAATCCCGTAGCCTGGGCTATGCTGCTACCAGTGTTAAACCCGAAGAATTAAGCGTGAACCGCACCAGTAATGTCATGAATGCACTGCAGGGGAAAGTAGCCGGGGTGAACATCTCATCATTGGGAACCGGCCCGGGGGGAACTTCCAAGATCCGCATTCGCGGGCAGTCGTCTATTTCTGGACAGAACAATCCATTGATTGTAATAAACGGTGTTCCGGTAGACAATACGAACTTCAACGATAATACCACCGGGGTTAAAGGAGGAGGCGTATTCTCAGATGGTGGGGATGGACTGTCGAGCATCAATCCTGATGACATTGAGAACATGACCATATTAAAAGGCGCGCCGGCATCTGCCCTGTATGGTTCCCGGGCCAAGGATGGTGTGGTCATGATCACAACAAAGACCAAAGGAAAAACAAATGGGATCGGAGTTAGCTACAACCTGAACTATTCCAACGATGCACCGCTTGACTTCACGGACTACCAGCAATTGTATGGACAGGGTGAAAATGGAAAACGCCCCACAGCTCCCAACCCTACTTCGGGCCAATGGTCATTCGGTGAAAAATTTGCGCCCGGGATGACCCAGATCCTCTTTAATAATTTAACTGTACCCTACGTACCACAAGGTAGCCGTATAAAGGAATTTTACCGGCATGGGCAAAATATTGCCAATACCGTTGCCTTTGAAAGCAGCAGTGATAAAGGCGGCTTTCGGATGTCACTGAACAATACGCAGAACCAGGGAATTATGCCCAATAATACCTTTAACCGTAAATCCATGAACCTGGGTTTTAGTTACAACCTGTCAGCACAGTTTTCGATAGCAGGAAATGTGAATTATTCACGGGAAGTCAATAGCAATCCGCCAAATATCGCCAACCAGGATAATTCCATTCCTACTACACTCATGGCGATGTCCACCTCCATGCCCTTATCTGTGCTGGATGAAAACAAATACAATGCAGCAGGTAATGAATATAACTGGTCCAGGTTCACTAATCGTACAAATCCGTATTGGGTACTGGCAGAACAATTTCACAACATAAAAAGAGATCGTATTTTCGGCAATGTAACCCTGAAATACAACCTGAGCTCCTGGCTGAGTGTACAGGGCCGGTTTGGGCAGGACTACTGGTCGCGGGATGAGGATGTAAATAATTTCCCTACAGGTCAGGCCTCCAGGGCCGCAGCACCACCCGGTTTTGTAAACGGGCTGTATACGCAGGAGTCAAGACGATTCAGGGAAACTAATCTTGACTTTCTTTTCAATGCAAACAAAAAGTTCGGTGAGCTGGAAGTGAATCTGAATGCAGGTGGTAACCGTATGCGCAAACGAACTGACATCAATAATGTGGTGGTCACTGATTTTATCACCAGGGGTATATATACGGTGCAAAATGGACGTTCCAAGGATCCTGTTTATACCAGGATAGAGCAGGGGGTAAATTCTTTGTATAGTTCCGTTGAACTGGGTTTTCATCAAACCTACTACCTTAACGGTACCCTGCGCAACGATTGGTTCTCTACCCTGTCACCTGAGAACAGGAGTATTATATATCCATCTTTGTCCGGTAGTTATGTCTTTTCCGAACACCTGCCTAAATTGGGGTGGTTAAATTTTGGTAAGCTCCGTTTAGGATATGCTGAAGTAGGTAGTGACGGTGATGTAGCACCCTATTCCAACCAGTTATTTTATCTTCCCAATGCCAACTTTATCAATAACCCCAATGGGCAGCCGGTACCTGTAGGCACCAGTGCTATCAGCAATAACGTGACTGGTACTACCTTGCCAAATGCTAAGCTGCGGCCCAGCAGGGTAGCTGAAGTAGAAGCCGGTTTGGAAATGAAACTGTTCGACAGCCGCGTGAATGTTGACCTGGCCGTATACCGCAAGATCACCAGCAACCAGATCGTACTTGTACAGATCTCCGATGCCTCGGGTTATCTCAACAGGCCCATTAACAGTGGAAAAAGCCGTAACCACGGATTTGAATTGGTGCTGAACCTGGTGCCTGTCCGAAGCCGGAATTTGAGCTGGGAGTTTACCGCCAATACTTCTTATAACATTACCAGGGTACTTAGCATCATCACGGATAAACCGGGCGAACGTATCACCACCGCCACACATGTTTTTAACGGGGAGACCAGGCATGTAGTGGGAAAGGAAATAGGACAGATTGCCGGTTATGGATATGCATATAATGAGAAAGGGCAGCAAATATTTCAATCAAATGGCCTGCCTCAACGTACAGCTGATTTCATATTATATGGTAGTGCCCTGCCCAAATGGGTAGGTGGATTTTTGAATACCTTCAATTACAAGGGATTCAGACTGAGCGTTTTTATAGACTACAAGTTGGGCAATAAAATGCTGTCAGGTACTAATTTCAATGCTGTGCGGCATGGACTGCACAAAATGACGTTGGAGGGAAGAGAAGGTGGTGTGAAAGGAGTAGGTGTAGATGCCAGTGGTGCGCCCAATAATGCCGTGGCTACCGTGCAAACCTATTGGGAACACCTTCGTTCACAACAGATCATTGCTCCGGTTATATTCAACGGAGGTTACTGGAAATTGCGGCAGGTATCATTAGGGTATGATCTTACGAAACATATACCAGCCAGATGGCCTATCAAAGGTGCAAAGCTCGACCTGGTAGCCAACAATGTATTGCTGTTAAAGAAGTGGGTGGATAATATTGATCCCGAAACATTTGGCTTTGGTTCTGACAACCAGCTGGGACTCGAATCGCCGGGTTTACCGACCACCCGTAGCCTTGGATTGAATCTGAATATTAAACTGTAA
- a CDS encoding S1 family peptidase has protein sequence MNIMFMAGMAVGQGFTDDAKIAADFLHSFDSLSAKGGSINAEEVQTALLAERSGVSLNLAKPALKELTGHELYEKAKSATVITGVAYLCPRCSNVHLSESTGYVIDPKGIIVTNYHVAASYAFMKDGNKPKGFVVRMANGHTYPVKAVLASSKKNDLAVLQLDTHGDVLPSLALADSALVGDKIYIIGHPKGIHYYLSQGNVNNRYMEEVGEGDNKFFREMLSVSADYATGSSGGPVMDIYGNVVATVANTRMFLHSDMNAGVQMVLKNTVPVESLWKLIRK, from the coding sequence ATGAACATTATGTTTATGGCTGGTATGGCGGTTGGGCAGGGGTTCACAGATGATGCAAAGATAGCTGCAGACTTCCTGCATTCCTTTGACTCCTTATCTGCAAAAGGTGGCAGCATCAATGCAGAAGAGGTACAAACAGCACTGTTGGCAGAACGGAGTGGCGTAAGCCTTAACCTGGCAAAGCCGGCCTTGAAGGAATTGACGGGACATGAGTTGTATGAAAAAGCAAAAAGTGCGACGGTGATAACCGGGGTCGCTTACCTGTGCCCCAGGTGTTCCAATGTACACTTGAGCGAATCTACAGGTTATGTGATCGATCCGAAAGGGATCATTGTCACTAACTACCACGTTGCAGCTTCATATGCATTTATGAAAGATGGCAATAAACCAAAAGGGTTTGTGGTACGTATGGCAAATGGGCATACCTACCCCGTTAAGGCTGTCCTTGCATCATCTAAGAAGAATGACCTGGCTGTGCTGCAATTAGATACCCATGGTGATGTATTGCCATCGCTTGCCCTCGCTGATTCAGCGCTGGTGGGAGATAAGATTTACATCATCGGGCATCCCAAGGGAATTCATTACTATTTGTCACAGGGAAATGTGAATAACAGGTATATGGAAGAAGTTGGAGAGGGTGATAACAAATTCTTCCGGGAAATGCTGTCTGTATCTGCTGATTATGCTACTGGTTCCAGTGGAGGACCGGTGATGGATATATATGGTAATGTGGTAGCCACGGTGGCTAATACGCGTATGTTCCTGCATAGTGATATGAATGCCGGGGTGCAGATGGTGCTGAAGAATACTGTACCTGTAGAATCACTTTGGAAGCTGATCCGGAAATAG
- a CDS encoding mandelate racemase/muconate lactonizing enzyme family protein, whose amino-acid sequence MKTHHSRRSFITKAAIAGALAPLSIFGQVYENAIDRTPTASSPSSLKITKVNCAYIQGSLFVKIHTNHGIWGCGEGVDAILGTYHLVKNFGDRIVGKNPLNVHRLFEDIRKSGVFQGAQAGMYVAVLSAIETALWDLAGKALQLPVYQLLGGKFRDKVRVYCDTALYQRHLPSPADFAAAAINARKMGFSAMKFDLDQANDPNKYDLYNWSASPAEVQRMYDQLAAAREAVGPDIDICADMHGRYDAVSARAVAKRMEPLNLMWLEEPIPAENIEAYKLIADSTSTPICAGENQYLAYGFRQMLEIGAVDIVMPDLQKCGGLGEGQRIANLANLYYVPFAPHMVASFLGAMASAHVCAAVPNFMILEWQSYFHTQPMFREIVSYDGEWVNNGFITVSEKPGIGVEINEAGMKKYAVAGMPFFE is encoded by the coding sequence ATGAAAACCCATCATTCAAGAAGGTCTTTTATAACGAAGGCCGCTATTGCCGGTGCGCTGGCTCCCCTATCCATCTTCGGCCAGGTATATGAAAATGCAATTGACCGGACACCTACAGCATCGTCTCCTTCAAGCCTGAAGATCACAAAGGTAAACTGTGCTTACATCCAGGGTAGTTTGTTTGTTAAAATCCATACCAACCATGGCATCTGGGGATGTGGAGAAGGCGTAGATGCTATACTTGGCACATATCACCTGGTAAAGAATTTTGGCGACCGCATAGTAGGTAAAAACCCGTTGAATGTGCATCGCTTATTTGAAGACATTAGAAAATCCGGGGTTTTCCAGGGTGCGCAGGCTGGTATGTATGTAGCGGTATTGTCTGCAATAGAGACTGCTTTATGGGATCTTGCAGGCAAAGCCCTGCAGCTACCTGTTTACCAGTTACTCGGTGGTAAATTCCGGGATAAGGTGCGGGTATACTGTGATACGGCCTTGTATCAGCGTCATCTACCCAGCCCGGCAGATTTTGCAGCAGCGGCGATCAACGCCAGGAAAATGGGATTCAGTGCCATGAAGTTCGATCTTGACCAGGCAAACGATCCCAATAAGTATGACTTGTATAACTGGTCGGCTAGTCCGGCAGAAGTACAGCGGATGTATGATCAACTGGCTGCTGCCCGGGAGGCCGTAGGCCCGGATATAGATATTTGCGCTGATATGCATGGCCGCTATGATGCTGTCTCCGCCAGGGCAGTTGCCAAACGGATGGAGCCATTGAACCTGATGTGGCTGGAAGAACCAATACCGGCTGAAAATATAGAAGCCTATAAATTGATCGCTGATTCCACCAGCACACCTATTTGTGCAGGCGAAAACCAATACCTGGCTTATGGCTTCAGGCAGATGCTGGAGATAGGTGCTGTAGACATCGTGATGCCAGATCTTCAAAAATGTGGTGGATTAGGCGAAGGACAAAGGATAGCTAACCTGGCCAACCTGTATTATGTACCGTTTGCACCACATATGGTGGCCTCTTTCCTTGGTGCAATGGCCTCTGCACATGTCTGTGCAGCTGTACCTAATTTTATGATCCTTGAGTGGCAGAGTTATTTTCATACGCAACCCATGTTCAGGGAGATCGTATCCTATGATGGTGAATGGGTGAACAATGGTTTTATTACCGTTTCGGAAAAACCAGGTATAGGTGTAGAGATTAATGAAGCAGGGATGAAAAAATATGCCGTAGCTGGTATGCCGTTCTTTGAATAA
- a CDS encoding thioredoxin family protein yields the protein MRVFIVSIVMAIGILCKHNAIAQGIIFQDLTLKQAVAKAADPADPKLIFVDCYTSWCGPCIEMAKQEFPKKEAGDFFNPKFVAVKFDIEKGEGIDIGKKYDVKIFPTFLILDAKGEEINRVVGKAGIEEFIEKVKLAMKPDNSMASMKAAYEKNKNMITALPYASALADNAKDPSAVLNEVFDVAMDYERFSVDYLKLALQTAEFGSPFFRKLMWNKRNIDLALGEEVANQMIFDKVRKHMYLIANGNGARYNVYYTPQQVEDILYTISLLKMDPMKQELHICRIALYVVNKDLDGMIDYYKRYIVSLPDNDAFKGILEGILSSKIPQATPAQKAAIREYYQLGQKNYERQLKHYQEMSASMSK from the coding sequence ATGAGAGTATTCATTGTTTCCATCGTCATGGCAATAGGTATATTATGCAAGCATAATGCTATTGCGCAGGGGATTATTTTCCAGGATCTGACGCTTAAACAGGCTGTGGCTAAAGCTGCTGATCCGGCAGATCCAAAGTTGATCTTTGTGGATTGCTACACCAGCTGGTGCGGCCCATGCATTGAAATGGCCAAACAGGAATTTCCTAAAAAGGAAGCTGGTGATTTTTTCAACCCAAAATTTGTGGCTGTTAAATTTGATATTGAAAAAGGAGAAGGCATCGATATCGGTAAGAAATATGATGTCAAAATATTCCCCACATTCCTGATCCTGGATGCAAAAGGAGAGGAGATCAACCGCGTGGTAGGCAAAGCTGGTATAGAAGAGTTCATCGAAAAAGTGAAGTTGGCGATGAAACCTGATAATTCCATGGCAAGCATGAAGGCCGCTTATGAGAAGAATAAGAACATGATTACTGCATTGCCTTACGCCAGTGCGCTGGCTGATAATGCAAAGGATCCATCTGCGGTGCTGAATGAGGTTTTTGACGTAGCAATGGACTATGAGCGGTTCAGTGTTGATTACCTGAAACTGGCATTGCAGACAGCGGAATTTGGCAGCCCCTTTTTCAGGAAGTTGATGTGGAATAAGAGAAATATCGACCTGGCATTGGGTGAGGAAGTGGCTAACCAGATGATTTTTGATAAGGTGCGCAAACACATGTACCTGATCGCTAACGGAAATGGCGCGAGGTACAATGTTTACTACACACCTCAGCAGGTGGAGGACATCTTGTATACCATTTCATTGCTGAAGATGGACCCCATGAAGCAGGAGCTGCATATCTGCAGGATTGCGCTGTATGTGGTCAACAAGGACCTGGATGGAATGATCGACTACTATAAGCGCTACATAGTGAGTTTGCCAGACAACGATGCGTTTAAAGGAATACTGGAAGGTATTTTGTCGAGCAAAATCCCTCAGGCTACTCCTGCTCAGAAAGCTGCTATCAGGGAGTATTACCAGCTGGGCCAAAAGAACTATGAAAGGCAGCTAAAGCACTACCAGGAAATGTCAGCGTCAATGAGTAAGTAA
- a CDS encoding helix-turn-helix transcriptional regulator — protein MNQFVLQHGKSAEMLHFPHILELGMKKNGFIQQNTFPTTAMVGLRIYHIIEGRFEWRINHQLYVFYPGDVALIMPHTPFGCDNDVLKIGSFSWIHLALKKQDGYILPGKWSGLSEVEAAAIGKILYLNNQPILSRFEEAGRIIKCIYTELSEMEVAYQARVNHQVDELLIQITRKMTRQTHSTRDFPKTFTQLEVLLRQDLAHQWTVEEMAGLVGMGTTLFTEKVKSYSGFSPINYLINIRISEAIKLLKRADISVTDIALDTGFYSSQHFSTTFKKLTGYRPSEFRKNHLRNI, from the coding sequence ATGAATCAATTTGTGCTACAACACGGTAAATCAGCAGAGATGCTGCATTTCCCTCATATACTGGAGTTAGGCATGAAGAAGAATGGCTTCATTCAGCAAAATACTTTTCCTACCACAGCCATGGTAGGACTACGCATATATCATATAATAGAGGGCCGGTTTGAGTGGCGTATCAACCATCAACTATATGTATTTTATCCGGGTGATGTAGCATTGATAATGCCGCATACGCCGTTTGGTTGTGACAATGATGTATTAAAAATAGGTTCCTTCTCCTGGATTCACCTGGCCCTAAAAAAGCAGGATGGGTATATCTTACCCGGCAAATGGAGCGGATTGTCTGAGGTGGAGGCTGCTGCCATCGGTAAAATCCTATACTTAAACAATCAGCCTATATTAAGTCGCTTTGAGGAAGCTGGCAGAATCATTAAATGCATATACACGGAATTATCCGAGATGGAGGTGGCCTACCAGGCACGCGTTAATCACCAGGTAGATGAACTGCTGATCCAGATCACGCGTAAAATGACCCGGCAAACACATTCTACACGCGACTTCCCCAAAACCTTTACACAGCTGGAGGTATTGTTGCGCCAGGATCTGGCCCATCAGTGGACCGTTGAAGAAATGGCGGGTCTGGTAGGAATGGGTACCACCTTATTCACAGAAAAAGTAAAAAGCTATTCAGGATTTTCACCTATCAATTACCTGATCAATATCCGTATTTCAGAAGCTATTAAATTATTGAAACGGGCAGACATCAGCGTTACTGATATTGCGCTGGATACGGGCTTCTATTCATCCCAACACTTTTCAACCACTTTTAAAAAGCTAACGGGCTATCGTCCCAGCGAATTCAGAAAAAATCATTTGCGTAATATATAA
- a CDS encoding gluconokinase — MECIITIELGTNGIRVFAYDLRGGIIASMKGHYTTFHTEPDHSEQDPEQIFITTLFVLKNILNEHIHPKKYKVASICFCASMHSVLAVDKHGNPIGNAITWADNRAKKEAQELRHSLPGKKLYEITGTPIHPMSPLLKIAWIGHHDAKRFNNTSKYLSIKSYVIHQLTGEYMIDYSIASATGMLNIHTIRWEDDALDYAGITADQLATLVPVFTKAGKLKKAYQQSLRLPADTKILIGSSDGCMATLGDGIKKGEPKASITIEDSGAVRVMGPTVLKDEQMRFFNYLLVDNCYVSGGPTNNGGNIFEWFTRQFGEFTNPFDIESSMQQLLEEVVNVPIGSDGLLFLPYLLGERAPIWNANARGAYFGLNIKHERRHFIRATIEGILYEIYSIGKTLSEQRSTNSLSLNGSFGTIPFCSQLVADIFSKPVEVRQHFHSVSYGAYLLSATEMGIYPSLDDAAPAVDAPDIFKPTAAHHAIYADYFGIFEKLSNKLSDEFEAIGNLQQKYAHPIK; from the coding sequence ATGGAATGCATTATAACAATTGAGTTAGGAACAAATGGAATACGGGTGTTTGCGTACGATCTTCGTGGCGGTATCATTGCCTCTATGAAAGGCCATTATACTACATTTCATACTGAACCAGATCACAGTGAACAGGACCCTGAACAGATCTTTATTACAACTCTATTTGTACTGAAGAATATTCTGAATGAACATATACACCCAAAGAAATATAAGGTAGCCAGCATTTGTTTCTGTGCATCTATGCACAGCGTACTGGCGGTAGACAAGCATGGAAACCCCATTGGCAACGCCATTACCTGGGCTGATAACCGGGCAAAAAAAGAGGCACAGGAATTACGGCACTCATTACCCGGGAAAAAGCTGTATGAAATAACCGGTACGCCCATTCACCCCATGTCTCCATTGCTAAAAATAGCATGGATCGGCCATCATGATGCAAAACGATTCAACAATACCAGCAAGTACCTGTCAATAAAAAGTTACGTTATCCATCAGCTCACCGGGGAGTATATGATAGACTACAGCATAGCTTCTGCTACTGGTATGCTGAATATTCATACCATACGCTGGGAGGACGATGCATTAGATTATGCAGGTATTACCGCGGATCAGTTAGCGACACTGGTGCCCGTGTTTACAAAAGCAGGCAAATTGAAAAAAGCCTACCAGCAATCGTTACGCCTGCCTGCCGATACCAAGATCCTTATTGGTTCAAGCGATGGGTGCATGGCTACATTAGGAGATGGTATCAAAAAAGGAGAGCCCAAAGCGAGTATTACCATTGAAGACAGTGGCGCCGTCAGGGTCATGGGGCCGACTGTATTGAAAGATGAACAAATGCGGTTCTTTAATTACCTGCTTGTTGACAATTGCTATGTATCCGGCGGCCCCACTAATAATGGAGGTAATATCTTTGAATGGTTCACAAGACAATTCGGTGAATTTACCAATCCGTTTGACATAGAGAGTAGTATGCAGCAACTACTGGAGGAAGTGGTCAATGTACCAATAGGATCGGATGGATTGCTATTCCTTCCTTACCTGTTGGGTGAACGGGCGCCTATATGGAATGCGAATGCCCGTGGTGCTTACTTTGGATTGAATATTAAACACGAACGCAGACATTTTATACGAGCTACAATAGAAGGTATTCTGTATGAAATATATAGCATTGGTAAAACGCTGAGTGAGCAACGTAGTACCAACAGCCTCTCCCTGAATGGCAGTTTTGGTACGATTCCTTTTTGCAGCCAGCTGGTTGCCGATATATTCAGTAAGCCGGTAGAGGTACGTCAGCATTTCCATAGTGTAAGCTATGGCGCCTATTTGTTAAGTGCTACTGAAATGGGAATTTATCCGTCACTGGATGATGCGGCGCCTGCGGTGGATGCTCCTGATATTTTCAAACCGACTGCAGCACATCATGCTATTTACGCCGATTACTTCGGCATATTTGAAAAGTTAAGCAACAAATTATCTGATGAATTTGAAGCGATCGGTAATCTTCAACAAAAATATGCTCATCCAATAAAATAG
- a CDS encoding TlpA family protein disulfide reductase: MKKTVLSMLMLAFSATGWAQHATINGKFIKEPTSTVNTSQIYLFKADNGGYVPTAMIPLTRHDHSFQVQLADSDLNVIRYIGFEDEIYPVYMRKGDTLTLNGGLGEIAYSGMVNTENKVFADWNKMVTPLRKYSYTKEGFKQSYNHYAPTLDSLIKPVEKFVNNIKTGNAKFDSDVKILLTYSFRDDALGPFAEGLGYSKRDQYPAFIADLLKTENFSNPQIWTLPFGYSYIQTIVFVKHYIYNSENGFLEDIIATEITDPKMRADYMLTLLERGEYQHMAAFVKNNKQYMVTNEQKKKMKIFEKTANLREPGGEAIDFAYPDMNGKVHHLKDYRGKVVLVDLWATWCKPCLAEQPALETLEKSLEGKNVVFISISIDTDKDKWKNMVEEKKLSGLHLYSNNQGSMMGDYEVREIPRFILIDKNGKMVSYNAIRPSDPKLKELIESKI, translated from the coding sequence ATGAAGAAAACAGTATTATCCATGCTGATGCTGGCATTCTCTGCAACGGGATGGGCACAGCACGCAACAATTAATGGCAAATTTATAAAAGAGCCTACCAGTACAGTAAATACCAGCCAGATATACCTTTTCAAGGCAGATAACGGTGGATATGTTCCGACGGCCATGATCCCGCTGACCAGGCATGACCACTCTTTCCAGGTACAGTTGGCAGACAGTGACCTGAATGTGATCCGTTATATTGGTTTTGAAGATGAGATTTACCCGGTGTACATGCGTAAAGGTGATACCCTGACGCTCAATGGAGGGCTGGGTGAGATCGCTTATTCAGGTATGGTGAATACAGAAAATAAAGTGTTCGCCGATTGGAACAAAATGGTGACGCCCCTCAGGAAATACAGCTACACCAAGGAAGGTTTTAAACAGTCATATAACCATTACGCGCCTACACTTGATTCCCTGATAAAACCAGTAGAAAAATTTGTGAACAATATAAAAACCGGCAATGCTAAATTTGACAGCGATGTTAAAATCCTGCTGACCTATAGTTTCAGAGACGACGCATTGGGGCCATTTGCCGAGGGTTTGGGATATTCTAAGCGTGATCAATATCCTGCTTTCATTGCCGATTTGTTAAAGACGGAGAATTTTTCAAATCCACAAATCTGGACACTTCCTTTTGGTTACAGTTATATCCAGACAATCGTATTTGTAAAGCACTATATCTATAACTCGGAGAATGGATTTCTGGAGGATATTATTGCCACAGAAATCACGGATCCTAAGATGAGAGCAGACTACATGCTCACATTATTAGAGCGCGGCGAATACCAGCACATGGCTGCATTTGTTAAGAACAACAAACAGTACATGGTCACAAACGAGCAAAAGAAGAAAATGAAGATATTTGAGAAAACAGCCAACTTAAGGGAACCAGGAGGCGAGGCTATTGACTTTGCATATCCTGATATGAACGGGAAGGTTCATCATCTTAAAGATTACCGTGGTAAGGTCGTCCTGGTGGATCTCTGGGCTACCTGGTGTAAGCCTTGCCTGGCAGAACAACCGGCACTGGAAACACTCGAAAAATCTTTAGAGGGTAAGAATGTTGTTTTCATCAGCATTTCTATAGATACCGATAAGGATAAATGGAAGAATATGGTAGAAGAGAAAAAATTGTCAGGATTACATTTATACTCCAATAACCAGGGAAGTATGATGGGGGATTACGAGGTGAGAGAAATACCACGTTTCATCCTGATCGACAAGAATGGTAAAATGGTAAGTTATAATGCTATCCGGCCTTCTGATCCGAAGTTGAAAGAGTTAATCGAGTCAAAAATCTAA